In Molothrus aeneus isolate 106 chromosome 4, BPBGC_Maene_1.0, whole genome shotgun sequence, the following are encoded in one genomic region:
- the SCARB2 gene encoding lysosome membrane protein 2 isoform X1, producing the protein MKSLCLVTVGVLAMTLLITSISLLVAHVFQTVVDLQVKQGTVLKNGTETFEAWEDPPPPVYMQFYFFNVTNPLEVLQGATPLVEEIGPYTYREYRPRVHVQFLDNGTKVSALNPKTYVFEPEKSVGDPEVDLIRTVNIPAVTAMEWTRSTPLQFATEVLLLLYQESLFTVRSVHELLWGYKDRLLSTIHVLHPEIDPVFGLFSKMNGTDDGEYVFLSGETNYLNFSRIVEWKGKESLSWWTTEACNMINGTDGTSFHPLISKDENIYIFSSDFCRSLFLVYDSSGAVAGVPTFRFVPSSMVFANTSVNPANAGFCVPAGNCPGTGVLNVSVCKQGAPIFLSAPHFYQADPKFVEDIEGMHPRKEYHETFLDINPLTGLVLQAAKRMQVNVHVRKLPEFFETGNIRTLIFPVMYINESVLIDEASARKLRHVLLEASVVTGIPFVIMALGIVFGIVFIVLACRSQRITEESTEEERSPLIRTS; encoded by the exons ATGAAGTCGCTGTGTCTGGTCACCGTGGGGGTCCTGGCCATGACGCTGCTTATCACCAGCATCTCGCTGCTGGTCGCACACGTCTTCCAGACGGTGGTGGATCTGCAGGTGAAGCAG GGAACAGTCCTGAAGAATGGCACAGAAACCTTTGAGGCCTGGGAGGACCCTCCCCCCCCAGTCTACATGCAGTTCTACTTCTTCAATGTGACAAATCCTTTGGAAGTGCTCCAAGGTGCCACTCCTCTCGTGGAGGAGATAGGACCATACACCTACAG GGAATACAGACCAAGAGTGCATGTCCAGTTTTTGGACAATGGAACCAAAGTGTCTGCTCTAAACCCAAAGACTTATGTATTTGAACCTGAGAAGTCAGTGGGAGACCCTGAAGTGGACTTGATCAGGACAGTAAATATCCCTGCAGTG ACTGCCATGGAGTGGACCAGGTCGACCCCTCTGCAGTTTGCCacggaggtgctgctgctgctgtaccaGGAGTCGCTGTTCACCGTGCGCAGCGTGCACGAGCTGCTCTGGGGCtacaaggacaggctgctctcCACCATCCACGTCCTGCACCCCGAGATCGACCCCGTCTTCGGGCTCTTCAGCAAG ATGAATGGAACTGATGATGGAGAATATGTTTTCCTGAGTGGGGAGACGAACTACCTGAACTTCTCCAGGATTGTGgagtggaaaggaaaaga gTCCTTGAGCTGGTGGACAACAGAGGCATGTAACATGATCAATGGCACAGATGGGACATCCTTTCACCCACTGATCAGCAAAGATGAGAACATTTACATCTTTTCTTCAGATTTCTGCAG gtccctgttCCTGGTGTATGACAGCTCAGGAGCCGTGGCCGGCGTGCCCACGTTCCGCTTCGTGCCCTCCTCCATGGTGTTTGCCAACACCTCAGTGAACCCGGCCAACGCCGGCTTCTGCGTGCCTGCTGGCAACTGCCCAGGCACCGGCGTGCTCAACGTCAGCGTCTGCAAGCAGG GTGCTCCAATATTTCTGTCAGCTCCACATTTTTACCAGGCAGATCCAAAGTTTGTAGAGGACATAGAGGGCATGCATCCCAGAAAAGAATACCATGAGACATTTCTGGACATCAATCCC CTGACAGGGCTCGTCTTGCAGGCAGCCAAGCGGATGCAGGTCAACGTTCACGTCCGAAAATTACCTGAATTTTT TGAAACCGGCAACATCCGAACGCTGATTTTCCCAGTGATGTATATAAATGAG AGTGTTCTGATTGATGAAGCATCTGCCAGGAAACTCAGGCACGTCCTGCTGGAAGCCAGTGTTGTGACTGGGATCCCCTTTGTAATCATGGCTCTGGGGATTGTGTTTGGGATTGTTTTCATTGTGCTGGCGTGCAGGTCCCAGAGGATAACTGAAGAG
- the SCARB2 gene encoding lysosome membrane protein 2 isoform X2: MKSLCLVTVGVLAMTLLITSISLLVAHVFQTVVDLQVKQGTVLKNGTETFEAWEDPPPPVYMQFYFFNVTNPLEVLQGATPLVEEIGPYTYREYRPRVHVQFLDNGTKVSALNPKTYVFEPEKSVGDPEVDLIRTVNIPAVTAMEWTRSTPLQFATEVLLLLYQESLFTVRSVHELLWGYKDRLLSTIHVLHPEIDPVFGLFSKMNGTDDGEYVFLSGETNYLNFSRIVEWKGKESLSWWTTEACNMINGTDGTSFHPLISKDENIYIFSSDFCRSLFLVYDSSGAVAGVPTFRFVPSSMVFANTSVNPANAGFCVPAGNCPGTGVLNVSVCKQGAPIFLSAPHFYQADPKFVEDIEGMHPRKEYHETFLDINPLTGLVLQAAKRMQVNVHVRKLPEFFETGNIRTLIFPVMYINESVLIDEASARKLRHVLLEASVVTGIPFVIMALGIVFGIVFIVLACRSQRITEEGGEVLIDSE, translated from the exons ATGAAGTCGCTGTGTCTGGTCACCGTGGGGGTCCTGGCCATGACGCTGCTTATCACCAGCATCTCGCTGCTGGTCGCACACGTCTTCCAGACGGTGGTGGATCTGCAGGTGAAGCAG GGAACAGTCCTGAAGAATGGCACAGAAACCTTTGAGGCCTGGGAGGACCCTCCCCCCCCAGTCTACATGCAGTTCTACTTCTTCAATGTGACAAATCCTTTGGAAGTGCTCCAAGGTGCCACTCCTCTCGTGGAGGAGATAGGACCATACACCTACAG GGAATACAGACCAAGAGTGCATGTCCAGTTTTTGGACAATGGAACCAAAGTGTCTGCTCTAAACCCAAAGACTTATGTATTTGAACCTGAGAAGTCAGTGGGAGACCCTGAAGTGGACTTGATCAGGACAGTAAATATCCCTGCAGTG ACTGCCATGGAGTGGACCAGGTCGACCCCTCTGCAGTTTGCCacggaggtgctgctgctgctgtaccaGGAGTCGCTGTTCACCGTGCGCAGCGTGCACGAGCTGCTCTGGGGCtacaaggacaggctgctctcCACCATCCACGTCCTGCACCCCGAGATCGACCCCGTCTTCGGGCTCTTCAGCAAG ATGAATGGAACTGATGATGGAGAATATGTTTTCCTGAGTGGGGAGACGAACTACCTGAACTTCTCCAGGATTGTGgagtggaaaggaaaaga gTCCTTGAGCTGGTGGACAACAGAGGCATGTAACATGATCAATGGCACAGATGGGACATCCTTTCACCCACTGATCAGCAAAGATGAGAACATTTACATCTTTTCTTCAGATTTCTGCAG gtccctgttCCTGGTGTATGACAGCTCAGGAGCCGTGGCCGGCGTGCCCACGTTCCGCTTCGTGCCCTCCTCCATGGTGTTTGCCAACACCTCAGTGAACCCGGCCAACGCCGGCTTCTGCGTGCCTGCTGGCAACTGCCCAGGCACCGGCGTGCTCAACGTCAGCGTCTGCAAGCAGG GTGCTCCAATATTTCTGTCAGCTCCACATTTTTACCAGGCAGATCCAAAGTTTGTAGAGGACATAGAGGGCATGCATCCCAGAAAAGAATACCATGAGACATTTCTGGACATCAATCCC CTGACAGGGCTCGTCTTGCAGGCAGCCAAGCGGATGCAGGTCAACGTTCACGTCCGAAAATTACCTGAATTTTT TGAAACCGGCAACATCCGAACGCTGATTTTCCCAGTGATGTATATAAATGAG AGTGTTCTGATTGATGAAGCATCTGCCAGGAAACTCAGGCACGTCCTGCTGGAAGCCAGTGTTGTGACTGGGATCCCCTTTGTAATCATGGCTCTGGGGATTGTGTTTGGGATTGTTTTCATTGTGCTGGCGTGCAGGTCCCAGAGGATAACTGAAGAG